A DNA window from Pseudomonas resinovorans NBRC 106553 contains the following coding sequences:
- the cobA gene encoding uroporphyrinogen-III C-methyltransferase: MNGKVWLVGAGPGDPELLTLKAVKALNQADVVMIDDLVNPAVLEHCSGARIIRVGKRGGCRSTPQEFIHRLMLRHARQGKCVVRLKGGDPCIFGRGGEEAEWLAARGVDSELVNGITAGLAGATNCGISLTLRGISRGVTLVTAHTQDDSSLNWSALAQSGTTLVVYMGVAKLADIRDGLLAGGMSDAMPVAMIENASLPQQRECRSSLGRMQLDALAFELKSPAILVIGEVAAAAAVVALAQSA; the protein is encoded by the coding sequence ATGAATGGCAAAGTCTGGCTGGTAGGTGCGGGCCCCGGCGACCCCGAGCTGCTGACCCTGAAAGCGGTGAAGGCGTTGAATCAGGCGGATGTGGTGATGATCGACGACCTGGTCAATCCGGCTGTGCTGGAACACTGCTCCGGCGCCCGGATCATCCGTGTGGGCAAGCGTGGCGGCTGCCGCTCGACACCCCAGGAATTCATCCATCGGCTGATGCTGCGCCATGCCCGCCAGGGTAAATGCGTGGTCCGCCTCAAAGGCGGCGACCCGTGCATCTTCGGTCGCGGCGGTGAGGAAGCCGAATGGCTCGCCGCGCGCGGCGTCGACAGCGAACTGGTCAATGGCATCACCGCAGGCCTCGCCGGCGCCACCAACTGCGGCATATCCCTCACCCTGCGCGGCATCAGCCGCGGCGTGACCCTGGTGACCGCCCACACCCAGGACGACAGCAGCCTCAACTGGAGCGCCCTGGCGCAATCGGGCACGACCCTGGTGGTCTACATGGGCGTGGCCAAGCTGGCGGACATTCGCGACGGCCTGCTCGCTGGCGGCATGTCCGACGCCATGCCCGTGGCCATGATCGAGAACGCTTCCCTGCCCCAGCAGCGCGAATGCCGCAGCAGCCTCGGGCGGATGCAACTGGATGCCCTGGCCTTCGAACTGAAGAGCCCGGCGATCCTGGTCATAGGCGAGGTCGCCGCGGCCGCCGCCGTGGTTGCGCTGGCGCAGAGCGCCTGA
- a CDS encoding Rieske (2Fe-2S) protein, with the protein MFVALERLINLQDGYRGTFQVQGRHLLLIVVDQQPILMENRCPHQGAPLHTGTLEGSVLRCSRHGIAFDLGNGRPLNAPCPPLQRLPLAYDGDRIGLDL; encoded by the coding sequence ATGTTCGTAGCGCTGGAACGACTGATCAATCTGCAGGACGGCTACCGTGGCACCTTTCAGGTTCAGGGCCGGCATTTATTGCTGATCGTCGTTGATCAGCAGCCGATCCTCATGGAAAATCGCTGCCCTCATCAAGGTGCGCCCCTGCACACCGGTACGCTGGAGGGCAGCGTGCTACGGTGTTCCAGACATGGCATCGCGTTCGACCTGGGCAATGGCCGCCCGCTCAACGCGCCCTGTCCACCCTTGCAGCGCTTGCCGCTGGCCTACGACGGCGACCGCATCGGTCTCGATCTGTAA
- a CDS encoding OmpA family protein, which yields MKLKNTLGVAVGSLVAAFSLNALAQGQGAVEVEAFGKRYFTDSSRNMEDGNLFGGSVGYYLTDDVSLALSYGEYRDMNSDDRFPPDGHKDVNGALASLDAIYHFGTPGVGLRPYVSTGFAHQSISNLPPRGGRDRSTFANIGTGLKYYFTENFFAKASLDGMYNIDANESEWMAGVGVGVNFGGSTRQAEPAPAPVAEVCADSDNDGVCDNVDKCPDTPANVTVDADGCPAVAEVVRVELDVKFDFDKYKVKEESYGDIKNVADFMNQYPSTSTTVEGHTDSVGTDAYNQKLSERRANAVRDVLVNQYGVGGERVEAVGYGESRPVADNATAEGRAVNRRVEAEVEAQSK from the coding sequence ATGAAACTGAAAAACACCTTAGGCGTAGCCGTTGGCTCTCTTGTTGCCGCCTTTTCGCTGAACGCGCTGGCTCAAGGCCAAGGCGCAGTTGAGGTGGAGGCTTTCGGTAAGCGTTACTTCACCGACAGTTCGCGCAATATGGAAGACGGCAACCTGTTCGGCGGCTCGGTAGGCTACTACCTGACCGACGACGTCTCCCTGGCTCTGTCGTACGGCGAATACCGCGACATGAACTCCGATGACCGCTTCCCGCCGGACGGCCACAAGGACGTCAATGGCGCTCTGGCCTCTCTGGATGCCATCTACCACTTCGGTACTCCGGGTGTAGGTCTGCGTCCTTACGTTTCGACCGGCTTTGCCCATCAGAGCATCAGCAACCTCCCGCCCCGCGGCGGCCGCGATCGCAGCACCTTCGCGAACATCGGTACCGGTCTGAAGTACTACTTCACCGAGAACTTCTTCGCCAAGGCTAGCCTGGACGGCATGTACAACATCGACGCCAACGAATCCGAGTGGATGGCTGGTGTTGGCGTTGGCGTCAACTTCGGCGGTTCCACCCGCCAGGCCGAGCCGGCTCCGGCTCCGGTTGCCGAAGTCTGCGCTGACAGCGACAACGACGGCGTGTGCGACAACGTCGACAAGTGCCCGGACACCCCGGCCAACGTCACCGTTGACGCCGATGGCTGCCCGGCCGTTGCCGAAGTGGTACGTGTTGAGCTGGACGTGAAGTTCGACTTCGACAAGTACAAGGTCAAGGAAGAAAGCTACGGCGATATCAAGAACGTTGCTGACTTCATGAACCAGTACCCGTCCACCAGCACCACCGTTGAAGGTCACACCGACTCCGTCGGCACCGACGCCTACAACCAGAAACTGTCCGAGCGTCGTGCCAACGCCGTTCGCGACGTACTGGTCAACCAGTACGGCGTAGGTGGCGAGCGTGTTGAAGCTGTCGGCTACGGCGAGTCCCGCCCGGTTGCTGACAACGCTACCGCTGAAGGCCGCGCTGTTAACCGTCGCGTAGAAGCTGAAGTGGAAGCCCAGTCCAAGTAA
- a CDS encoding nitrate/nitrite transporter: MTTNFWKAGHTPTLFSAFLYFDLSFMVWYVLGPLGVQIAADLGLTTQQRAMMVATPILAGAVLRFLMGMLADRTSPKTAGLIGQVVVIAALFVAWQTGIHSYEQALLLGLFLGFAGASFAVALPLASQWYPPQHQGKALGIAGAGNSGTVLAALFAPGLAALYGWNNVFGLALIPLVLTLAIFAVAARNAPNRPAPKALGDYLKALGDRDSWWFMLFYSVTFGGFLGLASTLPGYFHDQYGLAPVTAGYYTAACVFAGSLMRPLGGAFADRVGGIRTLLVVYTLASVCIAAVGFHISSANVALALFVVAMLSLGAGNGAVFQLVPQRFHKEIGVMTGLIGMAGGIGGFCLTAGLGAIKQGTGDYQLGLWLFASLGVVAWFGLYGVKQRWRTTWGSAAVTAARV, from the coding sequence ATGACAACGAATTTCTGGAAAGCCGGCCACACGCCCACCCTGTTCTCCGCCTTCCTCTACTTCGACCTGAGCTTCATGGTCTGGTACGTACTGGGCCCGCTGGGCGTGCAGATCGCCGCCGATCTCGGACTCACGACCCAGCAGCGCGCGATGATGGTCGCCACGCCGATCCTGGCCGGCGCTGTCCTGCGCTTCCTGATGGGCATGCTGGCCGACCGCACCTCGCCCAAGACCGCCGGCCTGATCGGCCAGGTGGTGGTTATCGCCGCCCTCTTCGTTGCCTGGCAGACGGGCATCCACAGCTATGAGCAAGCCCTGCTCCTTGGCCTGTTCCTCGGCTTTGCCGGCGCCTCCTTCGCCGTGGCCCTGCCGCTCGCCTCCCAGTGGTATCCGCCGCAGCACCAGGGCAAGGCCCTGGGCATTGCCGGCGCCGGCAACTCCGGCACGGTGCTGGCCGCGCTCTTCGCCCCCGGCCTGGCGGCGCTCTACGGCTGGAACAATGTCTTCGGCCTGGCGCTGATCCCGCTGGTGCTCACCCTGGCGATCTTCGCCGTGGCCGCCCGCAACGCCCCCAACCGCCCCGCCCCCAAGGCGCTCGGCGACTACCTCAAGGCCCTGGGTGACCGCGACAGCTGGTGGTTCATGCTGTTCTACAGCGTGACCTTCGGCGGCTTCCTCGGCCTGGCCAGCACCCTGCCCGGCTACTTCCACGACCAGTACGGCCTGGCGCCGGTGACCGCCGGCTACTACACCGCCGCCTGCGTCTTCGCCGGCAGCCTGATGCGCCCCCTGGGCGGCGCCTTCGCCGACCGCGTCGGCGGCATCCGCACCCTGCTGGTGGTGTATACCCTGGCCTCGGTGTGCATCGCCGCCGTGGGCTTCCACATCTCCAGCGCCAACGTCGCCCTGGCATTGTTCGTGGTCGCCATGCTGAGCCTCGGCGCCGGCAACGGCGCGGTGTTCCAGCTGGTGCCCCAGCGCTTCCACAAGGAAATCGGCGTGATGACCGGCCTCATCGGCATGGCCGGTGGCATCGGCGGCTTCTGCCTGACCGCGGGCCTGGGCGCCATCAAGCAAGGCACCGGCGACTACCAGCTCGGCCTGTGGCTGTTCGCCAGCCTGGGCGTGGTGGCCTGGTTCGGCCTCTACGGCGTCAAGCAGCGCTGGCGCACCACCTGGGGTTCGGCAGCGGTGACTGCGGCCCGTGTCTGA
- a CDS encoding CrfX protein yields the protein MRMHDPFEESLRDLLKASPNSDHDDDATLGRVLKTANRQVGAGDLFSLVGHWLEALMIALNNGSPHLAPVSRRNASDRSADKAD from the coding sequence GTGCGCATGCACGATCCGTTCGAAGAATCCCTGCGGGACCTGCTGAAAGCGTCCCCGAACTCTGACCATGACGACGACGCTACCCTGGGCCGCGTGCTCAAGACCGCCAATCGCCAGGTGGGTGCGGGGGATCTGTTCAGCCTCGTCGGCCACTGGCTCGAGGCGCTGATGATCGCCCTCAACAATGGTTCGCCCCACTTGGCGCCCGTTTCGCGCCGCAATGCTTCTGACCGTTCCGCAGATAAGGCTGATTGA
- a CDS encoding zinc transporter ZntB has product MFEEQNAQWGLVHAFVLDGRGGAQPVAREALADLQLTPEQSLWLHWDRSHPLARRWLREQSGLSEFTCDLLLEESTRPRMLALPGDELLLFLRGVNLNPGAVPEDMVSVRIFASAQRILSLRLRPLHATDELIAQWEQGSGPKTSSEVLLYMAEHLTDKVDSLVADLSERVDEQEEQLDNNVRFHPNHDLMLQIRRRAAGLKRFLAPQRDIYGQLARSRAPWFVGDDSDYWNELNNRLTRYLEELELIRERIGLVLESESRRQGERTSRTMYLLGITTGFFLPLSFITGLLGMNVNGIPGDETPWGFLLACLVILGIASFQLWLFRRLRWL; this is encoded by the coding sequence ATGTTCGAGGAACAGAACGCCCAGTGGGGCCTGGTGCATGCCTTCGTGCTGGACGGGCGCGGCGGTGCGCAACCCGTTGCCCGGGAGGCCCTGGCCGACCTGCAACTGACGCCTGAGCAGAGCCTCTGGCTGCATTGGGATCGCAGCCATCCGCTGGCGCGACGCTGGCTGCGGGAGCAGAGCGGGTTGTCGGAGTTCACCTGCGACCTGCTGCTGGAAGAAAGCACCCGCCCACGCATGCTGGCCTTGCCGGGCGATGAGCTGCTGCTGTTCCTGCGCGGCGTGAACCTCAACCCGGGCGCCGTCCCGGAGGACATGGTCTCGGTGCGCATCTTCGCCTCGGCGCAGCGCATTCTTTCCCTGCGCCTGCGCCCCCTGCACGCCACCGACGAGTTGATCGCCCAGTGGGAGCAGGGCAGCGGGCCGAAGACTTCCTCCGAAGTGCTGCTGTATATGGCCGAACACCTGACCGACAAGGTGGACTCGCTGGTGGCCGACCTGTCCGAGCGGGTCGACGAGCAGGAAGAGCAGCTGGATAACAATGTGCGCTTCCACCCGAACCACGACCTGATGCTGCAGATTCGTCGGCGCGCCGCCGGGCTCAAGCGCTTCCTGGCGCCTCAGCGCGATATCTACGGGCAGCTGGCGCGCAGTCGTGCCCCCTGGTTCGTCGGTGACGACAGCGACTACTGGAACGAACTGAACAACCGCCTCACCCGCTACCTCGAGGAGCTGGAGCTGATTCGCGAGCGCATCGGCCTGGTGCTGGAGAGCGAAAGTCGCCGCCAGGGCGAGCGCACCAGTCGCACCATGTACCTGCTGGGCATCACCACCGGTTTCTTCCTGCCCCTGAGCTTCATCACCGGCCTGCTGGGGATGAACGTCAACGGCATTCCCGGGGACGAAACGCCCTGGGGCTTCCTCCTCGCCTGCCTGGTGATCCTGGGGATCGCGAGCTTCCAGTTATGGCTATTCCGCCGATTGCGCTGGCTCTGA
- a CDS encoding bifunctional protein-serine/threonine kinase/phosphatase, whose protein sequence is MTLQLAFGEASATGPRAENQDAIRVVTPAPALAASKGYLFALADGVSQCADGGLAARATLQALALDYYSTPETWAVAQSLDRLLVAHNRWLQANGGGQPLLTTLTAMVLRGRRFTLAHVGDCRAYRWDGEQLLRLSEDHVWEQPGMQHVLKRALGLDQHLVVDYLDGELAEREGFVLVSDGVWAVLGDQGIQRILEDEQDLPAAAQALVSAAHLAGGQDNASALLIRVDNLPQAGLADTLAQLDQWPLPPRLQEGQAFEGWQVGRLVAESRQSMVYRVRDGQDRRWLLKTLPASRQDEPGAGPALMLEEWFLRRVAGRHFPEAHPLPQRQHLYYVQREYTGQTLAEHLRMSGPLTLPQWLDIAPRLLKALGQLHRRNILHRDIKPENLHWGDDGELRLLDFGLAYCPGLSQDEAHSLPGTPSYIAPEAFSGAAPSPRQDLYAAGVTLYQLLTAHYPFGEIEPFQHPRFGTPTPASRYRPDLPGWLDECLARAVAADPAARYETMEEWLLALEQGECRALSARPRPLLEREPLKVWRGIALLSLVLNLALLIGLSMG, encoded by the coding sequence ATGACCCTGCAACTCGCCTTCGGCGAAGCCAGCGCCACCGGCCCCCGGGCGGAGAACCAGGACGCCATCCGCGTCGTGACCCCGGCCCCCGCCCTGGCCGCCAGCAAGGGCTACCTCTTCGCCCTCGCCGACGGCGTCAGCCAGTGCGCCGACGGCGGCCTGGCCGCCCGCGCCACCCTTCAGGCCCTGGCGCTGGACTACTACTCCACGCCGGAAACCTGGGCCGTGGCCCAGTCCCTGGATCGCCTGCTGGTGGCCCACAATCGCTGGCTGCAGGCCAACGGCGGCGGCCAGCCGCTGCTCACCACCCTCACCGCCATGGTGCTGCGCGGGCGCCGCTTCACCCTGGCCCATGTCGGCGACTGCCGCGCCTATCGCTGGGATGGCGAGCAACTGCTGCGCCTCAGCGAAGACCATGTCTGGGAACAGCCCGGCATGCAGCATGTGCTCAAGCGCGCCCTGGGCCTCGACCAACACCTGGTGGTGGACTACCTCGACGGCGAACTGGCGGAACGCGAGGGCTTCGTGCTGGTCAGCGATGGCGTCTGGGCCGTGCTCGGCGACCAGGGCATTCAGCGCATCCTGGAAGACGAACAGGACCTCCCCGCCGCCGCCCAGGCGCTGGTCAGCGCCGCGCACCTGGCCGGCGGCCAGGACAACGCCAGCGCGCTGCTGATTCGCGTCGACAACCTGCCCCAGGCGGGCCTGGCCGATACCCTGGCGCAACTGGACCAGTGGCCCCTGCCGCCGCGCCTGCAGGAAGGCCAGGCCTTCGAAGGCTGGCAGGTGGGGCGACTGGTGGCCGAGTCCCGCCAGTCCATGGTCTATCGGGTGCGCGATGGCCAGGATCGGCGCTGGCTGCTGAAGACCCTGCCCGCCAGCCGCCAAGACGAACCCGGCGCCGGTCCGGCGCTGATGCTGGAAGAGTGGTTCCTGCGACGTGTCGCCGGGCGGCACTTCCCCGAAGCCCACCCCCTGCCCCAGCGCCAGCATCTTTATTACGTGCAGCGCGAATACACCGGCCAGACCCTGGCCGAACACCTGCGCATGAGTGGTCCCCTGACGTTGCCGCAGTGGCTGGACATCGCCCCACGCCTGCTCAAGGCGCTCGGCCAACTGCATCGACGCAACATCCTGCACCGCGACATCAAGCCGGAAAACCTGCACTGGGGTGATGACGGCGAGCTGCGCCTGCTGGATTTCGGCCTCGCCTATTGCCCCGGCCTCTCCCAGGACGAAGCCCATAGCCTGCCCGGCACCCCCAGCTACATCGCACCGGAAGCCTTCAGCGGCGCCGCACCCTCCCCTCGCCAGGACCTCTACGCGGCCGGGGTGACCCTCTACCAACTGCTCACCGCGCACTATCCCTTTGGCGAAATCGAGCCTTTCCAGCATCCACGCTTCGGCACGCCCACCCCGGCCAGCCGCTACCGACCCGACCTGCCCGGCTGGCTGGACGAATGTCTGGCCCGCGCCGTCGCCGCCGACCCCGCCGCGCGCTACGAGACGATGGAGGAATGGCTGCTGGCCCTGGAGCAAGGCGAATGCCGTGCCCTCAGCGCCAGGCCCCGCCCCCTGCTGGAGCGCGAGCCGCTGAAGGTCTGGCGCGGCATCGCGTTGCTGTCCCTGGTGCTGAACCTGGCGCTGCTGATCGGCCTGTCGATGGGCTGA
- the rraA gene encoding ribonuclease E activity regulator RraA: MQYVTPDLCDAYPDLVQVVEPMFSNFGGRDSFGGEIVTIKCFEDNSLVKEQVDLPGKGKILVVDGGGSLRRALLGDMLAEKAAKNGWEGIVVYGCIRDVDVIAQTDLGVQALASHPMKTDKRGIGDLNVAVTFGGVTFRPGEYLYADNNGIIISPEPLEMPA; the protein is encoded by the coding sequence ATGCAATACGTTACCCCTGATCTGTGCGATGCCTATCCGGACCTGGTCCAGGTTGTCGAACCCATGTTCAGCAACTTCGGCGGTCGCGACTCCTTCGGCGGCGAGATCGTCACCATCAAATGCTTCGAGGACAACTCCCTGGTCAAGGAGCAGGTCGACCTGCCGGGCAAGGGCAAGATACTGGTCGTGGATGGCGGTGGTTCCCTGCGCCGTGCCCTGCTGGGCGACATGCTGGCCGAAAAGGCCGCGAAGAACGGTTGGGAAGGCATAGTCGTCTACGGCTGCATCCGTGACGTCGACGTGATCGCCCAGACCGACCTGGGTGTCCAGGCCCTGGCCAGCCATCCGATGAAGACCGACAAGCGCGGCATCGGCGACCTGAACGTGGCGGTCACCTTCGGAGGCGTAACCTTCCGCCCGGGCGAGTACCTGTATGCCGACAACAACGGCATCATCATTTCGCCCGAACCCCTGGAAATGCCGGCCTGA
- the sigX gene encoding RNA polymerase sigma factor SigX gives MNKPQSLSLRYDPRELSDEELVERAHVELFHVTRAYEELMRRYQRTLFNVCARYLGNDRDADDVCQEVMLKVLYGLKSFEGKSKFKTWLYSITYNECITQYRKERRKRRLMDALSLDPLEEASDEKTPKVEERGGLERWLVHVNPIDREILVLRFVAELEFQEIADIMHMGLSATKMRYKRALDRLREKFSGLTET, from the coding sequence TTGAACAAGCCCCAATCGCTTTCCTTGCGCTATGACCCACGCGAGCTCTCTGATGAGGAGCTGGTGGAGCGCGCGCATGTCGAGCTTTTCCATGTCACCCGCGCCTATGAAGAATTGATGCGGCGTTATCAGCGCACCTTGTTCAATGTTTGTGCCCGTTACTTGGGTAATGATCGTGACGCTGATGATGTCTGCCAGGAAGTGATGCTCAAGGTGCTCTATGGATTGAAAAGCTTCGAAGGCAAGTCGAAGTTCAAGACATGGCTATATAGCATCACTTACAACGAGTGCATTACCCAGTATCGGAAAGAGCGTCGTAAGCGGCGCTTAATGGATGCGCTGAGTCTGGATCCGCTCGAAGAAGCCTCGGATGAGAAGACCCCAAAGGTCGAGGAACGCGGGGGGCTGGAGCGATGGCTGGTACATGTGAATCCCATCGACCGGGAAATCCTTGTGCTACGTTTTGTCGCAGAGCTGGAGTTTCAGGAGATCGCAGACATCATGCACATGGGGCTGAGTGCAACAAAAATGCGCTACAAACGTGCACTGGATCGTCTGCGAGAAAAATTCTCCGGTCTAACCGAAACTTAG
- a CDS encoding mechanosensitive ion channel domain-containing protein, which yields MEFDPWTQGLVNAMTSVWAPVAGFIPRLFGALVVVLLGFVVAKLLDTLLSKLLAKVGLDRLMAGTGLTKMLSRAGIQVPVSTLIGKIVYWFVLLIFLVSAAESLGLDRVSATLDVLALYLPKVLGAALVLLAGVLLAQLVSGLVRGAAEGVGLDYAHGLGRIAQGLVIIISISVAIGQLEVKTELLNNVIAIVLISIGLAAALALGLGSREIAGQILAGIYVRELYQVGQQVKVGDVEGQIEEIGTVKTLLLTDEGELVSVSNRTLLDQRVTSR from the coding sequence ATGGAATTCGACCCCTGGACTCAAGGACTCGTCAACGCAATGACCTCGGTGTGGGCACCGGTGGCGGGCTTCATTCCGCGCCTGTTCGGCGCTCTGGTGGTGGTGCTGCTGGGTTTCGTCGTGGCCAAGCTGCTGGATACCTTGCTGTCCAAGCTGCTGGCCAAGGTGGGCCTGGATCGCCTGATGGCGGGTACCGGCCTGACCAAGATGCTTTCCCGCGCCGGTATCCAGGTGCCGGTCTCCACCCTGATAGGCAAGATCGTCTACTGGTTCGTGCTGCTGATCTTCCTGGTTTCGGCTGCCGAATCCCTGGGGCTTGACCGCGTCTCGGCGACCCTCGACGTGCTGGCGCTCTACCTGCCCAAGGTGCTGGGTGCCGCCCTGGTGCTGCTGGCGGGTGTCCTGCTGGCGCAACTGGTCAGCGGCCTGGTGCGCGGCGCCGCCGAAGGCGTGGGCCTGGACTATGCCCATGGCCTGGGCCGCATCGCCCAGGGCCTGGTCATCATCATCAGCATCTCCGTGGCCATCGGCCAGCTGGAGGTCAAGACCGAACTGCTGAACAACGTCATCGCCATCGTGCTGATTTCCATCGGCCTGGCGGCGGCGCTGGCGCTGGGCCTTGGCAGTCGCGAGATCGCCGGGCAGATCCTGGCCGGCATTTATGTGCGTGAGCTCTATCAGGTCGGGCAACAAGTGAAGGTTGGCGATGTCGAAGGGCAGATCGAGGAAATCGGCACGGTGAAGACCCTGCTGCTCACCGATGAGGGTGAGCTGGTATCGGTGTCGAACCGTACCTTGCTCGATCAACGGGTAACCAGCCGCTAA